The genomic DNA GCGCGCGGAACGCGCTCGTGTGCTCTCGCGAGCATCCGGGCCGAGAAATCAAGACCCCACACGAGACAACCCTCGCGGACGAAGCGCTCGGCCAGAGCGCCGGTCCCGATGCCGAGATCGAGCACCGTGCACTGAAGCGAGGGCTGCGTCAGGCGCACGATGGTGGCGAGCACCTCCTCATAGCCCTCGAACGGGAACCCTGAGTAGTCGGTGACCGACGCGTCGTACGTGTCGGCCCACTCGTCGAAGAGGCGGGTCCTCTCTCTGTCCGGCATGGCACTCCTCTCGGTCGGGCGCCGTCGCTTGCCCTCCGAACCAGGTCTGTGGCGTGGCGCCGGCCGGAGCTGTCGGTGACCGACGCAACGCCGCATCTTCGGGGACGTTCTATCACCCCTCGCCTCCGGAAGTCCAGCAAGAACTTGTCAAGTCCCCTATGGCTGGCACGTCCGTTGCTTATCTCATAAGTGGGTCAGTGTATTCACGGTCCGCGCTTCGGAGGTTCCTATGACACCGACTGCGATACGCCTTACGACGTTCGTCACGTTCGTGCTGCTTGTGGGCGCAGTGCCGGCGGGCATTCCGACGGCGTCGGCAGAGAACCCGTCGCACGCCACGCTTCCAGAGCTTCCCGTCGACGACCCGATCCCGGACCGCGAGAACACCTCGCGGGCGATCATCAACGCCGCCTACGGCAGGGGCGACATCGATTCTGAGCAGCGCATCCTGCTCCTGGCGACCAGTCTCTGCGACCCCGAGCGTCTGCCGGAGGAGTACCGCGGCACGGCCCCCGAGAAGTGCGGCACGCCGGTCGCCGACGAGGTCGAACGCGCCCTCCCCGGCCTGTCCGGACCGGTCGCCTCGCGCATCCGCTCGATGCGGTCGCGGCCGTCGTGTACAAACACGTACGACACGACCCACTTCCGCATCCACTTCGACACATCGGGACCGCACGCCGCCCTCGACTGGCCCGATCCCTGGTACGTGCACGCGGTGGCCGCGGCCGCCGAGAGCTCGTGGGTCGACATCGTCGACGAGATGGGCTTCCGGGCCCCGCCGAACGACGGTTCGGACCCCGACGGCGGCGGCGGGAACGGCCTCTACGACATCTACCTTCAGAACCTCTCGGGCTACTACGGCGTGTGCTACGGGAGCTACACGGTCCCCGCGAC from Candidatus Effluviviaceae Genus V sp. includes the following:
- a CDS encoding methyltransferase domain-containing protein, which translates into the protein MRRCVGHRQLRPAPRHRPGSEGKRRRPTERSAMPDRERTRLFDEWADTYDASVTDYSGFPFEGYEEVLATIVRLTQPSLQCTVLDLGIGTGALAERFVREGCLVWGLDFSARMLARAHERVPRAELIKADLSGDWPIDVDQTFSRIVSSYLFHEFPLEVKVAMITRLVGRHLTPGGRVVIGDVSFGNVEERERAHGRWAEAWDDDEHYWAADEASEALQAAGLESTYNQVSCCGGVYVIRPGGAH